From the genome of Rhizobium sp. ZPR4:
CAAATCGAAGAAATGGTCACAACATGTCACTGAGAACAGCGATGCCATGGACCTGAGGGAAGGTATATTCAATGAGCGCAGCGCCAAAAAAATCGCCGATTCACTCAAGGAATCCGCCGAAAACAGCAACCGCCGCAAATCCAGCCCGTTTCGATCCGCCATGTCGATGTTGAACTTCTATATCAACCGTGCCGGGGATCAGCTTTCGAAATCCCGTCGTGCAACACTGGAAAAGGCAAAGATCGAACTCCGGAAGGATTTCGGTCGCGATCCTTGAATGTCGCAAGCGGTTCGCTCTCGGGATCGGAAGCCGAGCTGCCGCCGAAGACGACCTCCTATTTTCTGCTCGTCATTTCGATGAGGATGTCCAAGCCGTGCCGATATTTTGCGGCACCCTTTCCAATCCGCTGGCTTTGCCAAAGGTTGTCCTCGAGGTCGGCCCGCTTGACGACCAGAGCCAGCGCATTCGTTGCCGCGCGATGGATGAATTGATCGTCTGCTTCGTCCGGCCGCCGGGTCAAAGCGTCGACAGCCGATAGAATTCTTGTCGGGAAACCCTCCTCTTTCAGACGGTCGAGCGTCCAGCCCCTTCCTTTCTCAACGATATCGGTCCCAAAGCGGACAACGATGTCGCGCTGGGACAGTGCGAGCGCCTAAAATATCTAGCAAGTGGCTCTTCACGGTCTCGTCCCGGCTATCCGACCGCGTGGTCGCTACCTCTATGCGCGGCGATGAACATGGCGACGGCCGACCGGCAATAGGATTCGATTTCGTTGTCGTCCTCTGCTCTCGAATCATCGAAGCGTGCGACAATCAGGAGATCGCATCCTTTGAAAAGCGCGGCAAACAAGCGGGCGGACCGGAGAGGATCGGGCACGTTCAGAACCGCCTTCGCGTGCAACTGACACAGCAAGGCCTCGATTTGGGCGACGATATGGGCGGGGCCGGCTTCGTAATGGACCTTGCTCAACGACTTTTGGCTCGGCGTGTCGGCCATGACCATGGCTTCGACGTTGCGGACGTCTGGGCGCAGCAGCGTGCGAAGCAGCGATGATCCCACCGCCATAAGCTGATCCTCGGCCGAGCCATCGACGCCCTCAAAAAGGGCCTGTGGGATTAACTGCTGGCAGCGGGCCGCAAAGGCCGCGCCAAACAGCGCCTCTTTGTTCTCGAAGTGCCTGTAAATGCTGAGCTTCGATATCTTCGCTCGCTGGGCGACCTTGTCCAATGTCGTCGCTTGAAAACCCAATTCTGCAAAGAGTTCGCCTGCGGTGTCGACAATGGTTTGGCCAAGCGCCTCATTGGCGGGCCGGCCACGCCGGCTCCGACTATTTTCGGTCATCTCAATTACAGTCCTTGACGGTATCGTTATTCATGAATTACGATACTACGCAGTTTCATAAATTCCAAGAGTGGATTTTATCGTGTCCTCCAAATCAGGATTGCCTTGGCCGCCCACCGATATCGAAT
Proteins encoded in this window:
- a CDS encoding DUF3175 domain-containing protein encodes the protein MPKGKSKKWSQHVTENSDAMDLREGIFNERSAKKIADSLKESAENSNRRKSSPFRSAMSMLNFYINRAGDQLSKSRRATLEKAKIELRKDFGRDP
- a CDS encoding TetR/AcrR family transcriptional regulator, encoding MTENSRSRRGRPANEALGQTIVDTAGELFAELGFQATTLDKVAQRAKISKLSIYRHFENKEALFGAAFAARCQQLIPQALFEGVDGSAEDQLMAVGSSLLRTLLRPDVRNVEAMVMADTPSQKSLSKVHYEAGPAHIVAQIEALLCQLHAKAVLNVPDPLRSARLFAALFKGCDLLIVARFDDSRAEDDNEIESYCRSAVAMFIAAHRGSDHAVG